The Candidatus Nitrosotenuis cloacae genome segment ATATCTGCACACATTCGCTTGAACTTCATTGCCACGTACGACAGCTTTTCAGGCGACATGGTTGTGGTGACCGGCGCCATTCCTAGCGGGTCCATCACGTTGATTCCCACTACCTTGGTGTCTGGGCCGATTGCCTTTTGTAAATAATCCGGATTAGCGACAAATACTTCCTCTCTCTTGTAACCTTGCAGCAGTGCGCTCTCCACTCGCCTGAGTCCCACCTGGGCAACCTTTGCCTCGCCGGTGTTCGGGTCTGTCTCCACTGCCGGGCAGAATACCTTGTCAAAGACCCACTCTGGGAGCAACTCGTACGGCCCGCATGCTATGAATCCGTAAAGAAAATTTCCGCGATAATTGGTCATCAGACTACGATCTGCGGTGAGTACTATTCTTCTGCCAGCCAACTACGTTAAGACTTCTAATATACTATAAATTATTTTCTGGTTTTTTCAAGCTTAAATTAGACTCGATACTAGCTCAGCCGATGAAGAACGTAAGCGAACCTAGACACGCAGAGCCCCATCTATCGGAATCGAGCGGAATTAGGGACTTTGTATTCGGATTCGGCGACGGCATCAACACCTCGCTTGGAATCGCGGCCGGAGTGGGAGGGGCAGACGTCTCATCTAATATCATAATACTTGCAGCACTTGTAGGCATGTTCACTGGGGCAAAGGCAATGGCAGTGCAGAACTATCTTGCAGTAAAGGCGCAGCGGGAGCTACTCAGGTCGGAGATTGCCCGCGAGGAGTGGGAGATTGACAACAAGCCCGACATAGAAAGAAAGGAGATAGAGGAGATTTACCGTGCAAAGGGGTTCGATGGAAAGGACCTGGAGATGGTGGTAAACAAGATCACATCCAACAGAAAGGTCTGGCTTGATACGATGCTCACAGAGGAACTAAAGCTGAACATCGAGGTAGTGGGAAACCCGATAAAGAGCGCCTTTAGGATGTTTGGCGCGTTTTTGGTCGGCGGCATACTTCCGATAATACCGTTCTTCTTTTTGAGCGGCTACCTGCCACTAGTTATTGCAATCGGAATCAGCCTTTCGACTTCGTTTATGGTGGGGGCAGTAAAGTCACGACTTGCACAGACCAATGTTCTCAAGGGGGGACTGGAGATGGCAGGACTTGGAACGGGAATTGCACTTGTCGGCTTTGGAATAGGGACCGAACTTGCAAACTTTGGAATTATCGACGTCTAGCCTGCGCCCTGTTTGCAATGTTTGCAGCAACGGCACCTGCGCCAATTCCGTTATCAATGTTTACTACAGATAATCCAAGCGAGCAGCTCTGCAGCATCGACGCAAGAGCTGCGACGCCTTTTTCCCCATATCCGTATCCGACCGATGTTGGAAGTCCTATCACCGGCACGTCGACAAGGGATGACACCACAGATGCAAGGGCGCCTTCCATGCCTGCTGCAACTATTATCACGTCCACCTCGTCTTCGATGAATTTTTTTATCACGGGGAACATCCTGTGCATGCCGGCAATACCTACGTCATAGCTGCAGACGCACGTGCACTTCATGGCCTCGCAGGTGAGGCGCGCCTCCTCTGCAACGCCTATATCCGATGTTCCTGCCGTGATTATGCCAACCTTTCCGCCTGATACCTTTGATGACTTTTTGTAAATGAGAACGGTGGTGGTGTTCTTGCCCTCACTTGTCTTAAATCCGCTCTTTTTTGCAAAGGCGACGATTTTCTTATAGTCGTTCTTTGGTATTCTTGATACTAGAACAGAGTCGGATTTTGCAAGCACCTTTTTGACTATCTTTCTTACCTCGTCAGGCTGCTTTCTTTCCGCAAAGATGACCTCCGGTATTCCCTTTCTGTACTTTCGTCCCATGTCTATTTGCGCAAAATCCTCTATCTTTTCAACAGAGTACAGCGACAGCATCTTCCTTGCTTCCTGGACGCTAATCTTTTGCATCTTTAGGGATTCTAAAATGTCAAGTAGCTCCAACATGGGTTGTATGTGGATTTATTTAAAAAACTGATCAGATGCCCGCAAGTGCGGCCTTGACGCCGCTTACGCCCTTGTCGAACCATTCCTTTTCCTGCGAGTCCAAGTCAAGCTCGATTATCTTCTCCACTCCCTTTCTTCCAATCACTGCCGGAACTCCGATTGACACATCAGAGTGGCCGTATTCGCCGTTTAGCGGCGTTGCGACCGGGATGACCTTCTTTCGATCCTTAAGTATTGCCTCAACTATGGCAGAGATTGCGTTTCCTGGGGCGTGGACGGTTGCCCCCTTGAGCTCAATTACCTTTGCTGCAACCTGTCGTGTGTCCTGTACAAGCTGGTCCATCTTTTCCTTTGAGAGCATGCTTGAGAGCGGTGCCCCTGATACGGTGGAAAATCTCGGCAGCGGCAGCATGTTCTCGCCGTGCTCGCCTATGACTAGCGCCCTAATCGAGTCCCTAGAGTATCCTGTCGCCTCGTGGATGAACTGGGTAAATCTTGATAGGTCCAGCATGTTTCCCATGCCGACAATTCTGCTTCTGTCAAATCC includes the following:
- a CDS encoding VIT1/CCC1 transporter family protein, with amino-acid sequence MKNVSEPRHAEPHLSESSGIRDFVFGFGDGINTSLGIAAGVGGADVSSNIIILAALVGMFTGAKAMAVQNYLAVKAQRELLRSEIAREEWEIDNKPDIERKEIEEIYRAKGFDGKDLEMVVNKITSNRKVWLDTMLTEELKLNIEVVGNPIKSAFRMFGAFLVGGILPIIPFFFLSGYLPLVIAIGISLSTSFMVGAVKSRLAQTNVLKGGLEMAGLGTGIALVGFGIGTELANFGIIDV
- the larB gene encoding nickel pincer cofactor biosynthesis protein LarB translates to MELLDILESLKMQKISVQEARKMLSLYSVEKIEDFAQIDMGRKYRKGIPEVIFAERKQPDEVRKIVKKVLAKSDSVLVSRIPKNDYKKIVAFAKKSGFKTSEGKNTTTVLIYKKSSKVSGGKVGIITAGTSDIGVAEEARLTCEAMKCTCVCSYDVGIAGMHRMFPVIKKFIEDEVDVIIVAAGMEGALASVVSSLVDVPVIGLPTSVGYGYGEKGVAALASMLQSCSLGLSVVNIDNGIGAGAVAANIANRAQARRR
- a CDS encoding malate dehydrogenase, whose translation is MLTIIGSGKVGGDAALFSALRRVDREILLLDVVNGLPQGEAMDLNHMLSEQGIDVKVRGSNNYADMSGSDVVVVVAGSGRKPGMTRMDLLKINAGIVKDVVENIKKHAGNAIIVPVTNPLDPMVHITYKTSGFDRSRIVGMGNMLDLSRFTQFIHEATGYSRDSIRALVIGEHGENMLPLPRFSTVSGAPLSSMLSKEKMDQLVQDTRQVAAKVIELKGATVHAPGNAISAIVEAILKDRKKVIPVATPLNGEYGHSDVSIGVPAVIGRKGVEKIIELDLDSQEKEWFDKGVSGVKAALAGI